A genomic region of Nitrosomonas ureae contains the following coding sequences:
- a CDS encoding CBS domain-containing protein: protein MTIGEICNREVIVIQRDETVQEAAKLMRQFHVGAVIVIDKPNGRAVPVGVVTDRDLIVEVMATELDETVITVGDIMVPDIFTVKESTEIHEAIELMRRKTIRRLPIVDDAGELIGILTLDDALQWLSESLLDLAKLVRYEQKKEVRHRP from the coding sequence ATGACCATCGGTGAAATTTGTAATCGTGAAGTAATTGTGATTCAACGGGATGAAACCGTTCAAGAGGCCGCCAAACTAATGCGTCAGTTTCATGTGGGCGCTGTCATAGTAATCGACAAACCCAATGGCCGCGCCGTGCCGGTAGGAGTGGTCACAGATCGTGATTTGATTGTCGAAGTTATGGCAACAGAATTGGACGAAACAGTAATCACGGTCGGCGATATTATGGTACCCGACATATTTACCGTAAAAGAGAGCACCGAGATACATGAGGCGATCGAATTAATGCGCCGCAAAACCATTCGGCGCTTGCCGATAGTTGATGATGCCGGCGAATTAATTGGTATTTTAACGTTAGATGATGCCCTGCAATGGTTATCCGAATCATTGCTTGATCTTGCCAAGTTAGTCAGATACGAGCAGAAAAAAGAAGTTCGGCATCGCCCATAA
- the flhC gene encoding flagellar transcriptional regulator FlhC has protein sequence MRNRSIITEAKQIQLATELIQLGARLQVLEMNTDLSRERLVKLYKEIRGVSPPKGMLPYSEDWFISWQPNMHSSLFINIYNYVIENTGISGIYALIKSYRLYDEHVKVNQLEKVLSLTRAWTLARFVESGVLCIAPCVNCHGKYVVHSLEIHSNHVCGLCNIPSRAGKTKKAAMAALH, from the coding sequence ATGCGCAATCGAAGCATTATCACCGAAGCCAAGCAAATTCAACTGGCAACTGAATTGATTCAATTAGGGGCTCGATTACAGGTATTGGAAATGAACACGGATCTGAGTCGAGAACGATTAGTAAAGTTATATAAAGAAATTAGAGGGGTATCGCCTCCCAAGGGTATGCTGCCTTATTCAGAAGATTGGTTTATAAGCTGGCAGCCTAATATGCATTCTTCGCTGTTTATTAACATATACAATTATGTAATTGAAAATACAGGGATTAGTGGTATTTATGCATTAATTAAAAGTTATAGGCTCTATGATGAGCATGTTAAAGTCAATCAATTAGAAAAGGTCTTAAGCTTAACGCGTGCGTGGACCTTAGCGCGTTTTGTTGAAAGTGGGGTGTTGTGCATAGCGCCTTGTGTAAATTGCCACGGCAAGTATGTAGTGCATTCACTGGAAATTCATTCAAATCACGTGTGTGGTTTGTGTAATATACCTTCACGAGCAGGAAAAACTAAAAAAGCAGCAATGGCCGCGCTTCATTAA
- the flhD gene encoding flagellar transcriptional regulator FlhD → MQTDQMLDEIRDINLSYLLLAKQMLHDDRVSAMYRLGINQDLADILDKLTSAQLIKMAASNMLLCRFRFDDRLIAEMLSTDSREQSVSKSHVAILMAGKPAEAVA, encoded by the coding sequence ATGCAAACAGATCAAATGTTGGATGAAATCAGGGATATTAACTTAAGCTATCTATTGCTTGCAAAGCAAATGCTGCATGATGATAGGGTATCCGCCATGTATCGGCTGGGTATTAATCAGGATCTGGCTGATATCCTGGATAAGCTAACTTCTGCACAGTTAATTAAAATGGCTGCCTCAAATATGCTACTTTGTCGTTTCCGTTTTGATGATCGTTTGATTGCTGAAATGTTATCCACCGATAGCCGTGAGCAATCTGTCTCTAAGTCGCATGTGGCTATTTTGATGGCCGGAAAGCCTGCAGAAGCTGTAGCGTAA